The Caretta caretta isolate rCarCar2 chromosome 5, rCarCar1.hap1, whole genome shotgun sequence genome contains a region encoding:
- the LOC142072207 gene encoding uncharacterized protein LOC142072207: MMERGHDWDILQCRVTVKELRNAYRKAREANSRSGAAPATCHFYKELDAILGGDPTSTPSTTMETSDPSSTRQEEEEQSGSEGAEAEEDTPESLDACSQELFSSQEEGSQSRRPVLGKVQTPEEVPDATLRSQPSVLSPAERLQRIRKRPRRSKEDMLHEVMQHSSNENQKVQEWWDSERRIRQQNEDCQHQSTEQHKSAVLRQQSTNR; this comes from the exons atgatggaaagaggCCATGACTGGGACATATTGCAGTGCAGGGTTACAGTGAaagagctgcggaacgcctaccgcaaagcccgcgaagcaaacagccgctccggtgctgcccctgcgacctgccatttctacaaagagctggatgcgatacttgggggcgaccccacctccactccgagtaccaccatggagaCTTCAGatcccagttcaacaaggcaggaggaggaggagcaaagcgggagtgagggtgctgaggcagaggaagacacccctgaatccctagatgcatgcagccaggagctgttctcaagccaggaagaaggtagccagtcacggcggccggtgcttgggaaagtacaaacaccagaggaggttcctg atgcaaccttgagatctcagccgtctgtGTTATCACcagctgaaagactccaaagaatcagaaagaggccacgtagaagcaaggaagacatgttgcatgaagtaatgcagcattcaagtaatgaaaatcaaaaagtgcaggagtggtgggacagtgaaaggaggatccgccagcagaatgaggattgccagcaccaaagcacagagcagcacaaaagcgcggtgctccggcagcaaagcacgaATCgttga